The sequence GTAGCAGTTTGGGAAGAATGATCGGGTGCTCTCTTGGAAAAGAGACTTCTCAAGGacctccacagcagcaaagaaggGTAATGGATATGACAGCAGGGCTTTGGCTACCAAGAAAAGATTGACCACTGCCCTAATGGTGGAGGGAAGATTGTCTGTAATAACCTCTTTGGTTTCATCTGCCCAAGTTAGGTAAGCCACCAAGGCAAAGAGACCCTTGAGGATACAAGCGGCAATATGGGTCCAGTTCATCATGCAGTGGAATTCCTTTGGAGTTTGCATGTTCCCTTCCAGCGAGGGCAAGAAGATCTGGGAGGTGTAACTGAAGACAATTATGCCTATAGAGATGGGGAACTTCTTCACATCTATGTAGAATTTGACTTTGTCCCAAGCCCAGTCTCTTGCTCTTGACAGACAATAGGCAATTACCAGGACGTTAATAACGAAATGAGCTAAGGTGCAGAGCAAGCTGAACTTAGACACAGCTTTAAGGTTCTTGAGGAAAGCACATGGTAGGAGCACAGCAGTGGCGATGATGGACCAAGACTTCTGAGAAACTGGTAAGGTTGGGAAGCTGTTGTACATTAGGTTTCCACTGACCACTACATAGAGGATGCACGTCATGACCAGTTCAATGATCTGAGCCACATTGACAATCCTACCCCCAAGTTTTGGAAACCGTGGTGCACAGCAAGCATTAGCAATGTCCACATAAGAGTCTCTCACCCTCACTGTTTCACCATCTTCATTTTCTTCATAGAGGCAAGCGATGAGGATTTTCCCCGTGTAACAACAGACAACGGCAGCAAAAATTATGAGGAACAGTCCCAGGTATCCACCATGAAGAATGGCATAAGGTAATCCCAAAACAAACATTCCCTGCAAaacacaaacagaatgaaaatgaGGCACCACAAATAATCGGGAAACATAAGCCTGGCTATAGTCAATCTACATTTCACTGGActcatttagaattttaaaagtTGAAGTCCAACAACAACATAGGTTGCTCATTGAGTAATTGCTAAGGTTTATGCAAACAAACAGTGATACTTTTGTAGATTTTCTGTCTATTAAGAAAAGTTGTCTaacttttgaaaaaataaataattcaacaGATATGAGTTCTAgacctttttttatttacttgtatGGTTCCATGGAGTCTAGATTTATAACACACTATGTGCTTCCATTAGTTTCCTCTCATACTTTACTAGTTATTGAACATGATTAGATTAAGACTAAGAAACACTccgaacaccataacaacttttacTTATTGCATAGGTCATAATGGAAGGGGGTCACCATCTCCTGTCTCCCTGGAAACATTTGGTTATGACTGCAGTGACCTGCAAAACTGGTGCAGCTATTTGTCCTTTCAATGCTTGGTATCAGAGGAGAACATTGTACTTCCTCTGCACCCTACACAAATAATTACCTCCCCAATCAGACTCCTTCAAAATAACACACCTGAGAATAGagctgatatcagcaaagtgcCTCATCAGCTCAATCATCATATCCACTCATTCACTGTGATAAATGAAATTGCTAGCTACTTaatgggacactacagtcaccaaaacaacaacacct comes from Pelobates fuscus isolate aPelFus1 chromosome 5, aPelFus1.pri, whole genome shotgun sequence and encodes:
- the SLC32A1 gene encoding vesicular inhibitory amino acid transporter — its product is MATMIRSKLTNVATSVSNKSQAKVSGMFARMGFQAATNEEAVGFAHCDDLDYEHRQGLQMDILKTEVPAGDTLAEGDIHYQRDGSGPPSSASKEEGLCSELSSVGKPKITAWEAGWNVTNAIQGMFVLGLPYAILHGGYLGLFLIIFAAVVCCYTGKILIACLYEENEDGETVRVRDSYVDIANACCAPRFPKLGGRIVNVAQIIELVMTCILYVVVSGNLMYNSFPTLPVSQKSWSIIATAVLLPCAFLKNLKAVSKFSLLCTLAHFVINVLVIAYCLSRARDWAWDKVKFYIDVKKFPISIGIIVFSYTSQIFLPSLEGNMQTPKEFHCMMNWTHIAACILKGLFALVAYLTWADETKEVITDNLPSTIRAVVNLFLVAKALLSYPLPFFAAVEVLEKSLFQESTRSFFPNCYGGDGRLKSWGLTLRCALVVSTLLMAIYVPHFALLMGLTGSLTGAGLCFLLPSLFHLKLLWRKLQWHHVFFDVSIFVIGSICSVSGFVHSLEGLIEAYKYNIED